In the Ignavibacteria bacterium genome, one interval contains:
- a CDS encoding hydrogenase produces MADNYSILRKPLILGNKTYSDVTHDVCAPFEKKSSIAWWITFFAALSMLIVGIVAVTYQIQTGIGTWGLNNTVGWAFDITNFVFWIGIGHAGTLISAILFLFNQKWRTSVNRSAEAMTIFAVICAGIFPIIHMGRPWLAFWVIPYPNLRGPLWVNFRSPLVWDMFAIGTYFTISLVFWYVGLIPDLATIRDRTKSKLKKFFAGFFSLGWNGSNKTWSRYETVYTLLAGLATPLVVSVHTIVSWDFATSVIPGWHTTIFPPYFVAGAVFSGFAMVLSLMLIVRKVFHFEDYITAKHVESMCKIIIATGGIVGLAYATEFFIALYSGNPYEKFAFINRALGPFAWAYWIMVFCNIVIPQFFWWKKIRTNMILVFILSIFINVGMWFERFVIITISLSRDYLPASWANYIPTSVEIATLIGSFGLFFTLFLLFARFLPMISIGEIKGVLNYGKNSHGGSK; encoded by the coding sequence ATGGCTGATAATTATTCGATACTTCGTAAACCTCTGATACTTGGAAATAAAACTTATTCTGATGTTACACATGATGTTTGTGCACCGTTCGAAAAAAAGTCTTCAATTGCCTGGTGGATAACTTTTTTTGCCGCATTGTCAATGTTAATTGTTGGTATAGTTGCAGTAACTTATCAAATTCAAACTGGGATTGGGACTTGGGGTTTAAATAATACTGTTGGATGGGCATTTGACATAACTAATTTTGTTTTTTGGATTGGAATAGGTCATGCAGGAACTTTGATTTCAGCGATTCTCTTTCTTTTCAATCAAAAATGGAGAACTTCGGTCAATCGTTCTGCAGAAGCGATGACAATTTTTGCCGTAATCTGTGCTGGAATTTTTCCAATCATACACATGGGAAGACCCTGGCTTGCATTTTGGGTAATCCCATATCCAAATCTTCGAGGACCTTTATGGGTAAATTTCCGTTCACCGTTAGTTTGGGATATGTTTGCAATCGGAACTTACTTCACAATCTCTTTAGTGTTTTGGTATGTAGGATTAATTCCAGATCTTGCCACGATTCGTGACAGAACCAAATCAAAGCTTAAAAAATTCTTCGCTGGTTTTTTTAGTCTCGGTTGGAATGGTTCGAATAAAACTTGGTCGCGTTATGAAACGGTCTACACGCTTCTTGCTGGGCTTGCGACTCCGTTAGTGGTTTCAGTTCACACAATCGTCAGCTGGGATTTTGCGACTTCAGTTATTCCAGGATGGCATACGACAATTTTTCCGCCGTACTTTGTTGCAGGTGCAGTCTTCTCAGGGTTTGCTATGGTGCTTTCATTGATGCTGATTGTCCGAAAAGTATTTCACTTTGAAGATTACATTACAGCAAAGCATGTTGAATCAATGTGTAAAATAATTATTGCGACTGGGGGAATTGTAGGTTTAGCATACGCAACTGAATTTTTCATTGCGCTTTACAGCGGTAATCCTTACGAAAAATTCGCTTTCATTAATCGTGCACTTGGACCATTCGCTTGGGCATACTGGATTATGGTTTTCTGTAATATTGTCATTCCTCAGTTTTTCTGGTGGAAAAAAATCCGGACTAATATGATTTTAGTCTTCATTCTTTCAATTTTTATAAATGTTGGAATGTGGTTTGAAAGATTTGTGATCATTACAATATCCTTAAGCCGAGATTATCTCCCTGCAAGCTGGGCAAATTATATTCCCACGTCTGTTGAGATTGCGACTTTGATAGGAAGCTTTGGATTATTTTTCACACTCTTTCTTTTGTTTGCGCGGTTTCTTCCAATGATTTCGATTGGAGAAATAAAGGGTGTTTTGAACTATGGGAAAAATTCTCATGGAGGCAGTAAATGA